One Amycolatopsis sp. NBC_00355 genomic window carries:
- a CDS encoding DUF5997 family protein translates to MTSHKTTQTMKPATAAKKLGVYLEATPPEFQEGVVSRDELNALQTDPPEWLRELRRTGPHPRQVVAAKLGVSIGGLARGGVTDALTTEQIDALKTESPAWLERERATQAEVRKEAERVKESGRENGKEQAN, encoded by the coding sequence ATGACGTCGCACAAGACCACCCAGACGATGAAGCCCGCGACAGCGGCGAAGAAACTGGGTGTGTACCTCGAAGCCACGCCCCCGGAGTTCCAGGAGGGCGTCGTCTCGCGCGACGAGCTGAACGCGCTGCAGACCGACCCGCCGGAGTGGCTGCGCGAGCTGCGCCGCACCGGCCCGCACCCGCGCCAGGTCGTCGCGGCGAAGCTGGGCGTGTCCATCGGCGGCCTCGCGCGCGGCGGTGTCACCGACGCGCTCACCACCGAGCAGATCGACGCGCTGAAGACGGAAAGCCCGGCCTGGCTGGAGCGCGAGCGCGCCACCCAGGCCGAGGTGCGCAAGGAAGCCGAACGGGTCAAGGAAAGCGGCCGAGAAAACGGCAAGGAGCAGGCGAACTGA
- a CDS encoding kynureninase: MTAADTSLARAEALDAADELAAFRGRFVPIADPGVVAYLDGNSLGRPLLATAERLQEVVTQEWGSRLIRSWDERWLTLPGQLGDELGRVALGAAPGQAIVADSTSVCLYKTIRAAVALRPGRDELVTDTANFPTDRFLVESVAAELGLTVRWIDADPWDGFGAEQVAAVVGERTAAVVLSHVDYRSAAIADLAGITRLAHEHGALVVWDLCHSVGSIPVELDAAGVDFAVGCTYKFLNAGPGAPAFLYVAARHHSAFGQPITGWMGAADTFGMAARYEPAPGIRRALSGTPPVLGLVGVREGVALLAEAGITRVRAKAVELGRWVLDLADAWLVPLGFTIASPRDDDRRGGHVTLRHPDAERLSAVLIDHGVIIDFRRPDGIRIGLSPLTTGFAEVRRAMARIRELA; this comes from the coding sequence CTGACCGCCGCCGACACCTCCCTCGCCCGCGCCGAGGCGCTCGACGCCGCCGACGAGCTGGCCGCGTTCCGGGGCCGGTTCGTGCCGATCGCGGATCCCGGCGTCGTCGCCTACCTCGACGGGAACTCCCTCGGCCGGCCTCTGCTCGCCACGGCGGAACGGCTCCAGGAAGTCGTCACCCAGGAGTGGGGTTCGCGGCTGATCCGGTCGTGGGACGAACGCTGGCTCACGCTGCCCGGGCAGCTCGGTGACGAACTGGGCCGGGTCGCGCTCGGGGCCGCGCCCGGGCAGGCGATCGTCGCCGATTCGACGTCCGTCTGCCTGTACAAGACGATCCGGGCCGCCGTCGCGCTGCGGCCGGGGCGCGACGAGCTCGTCACGGACACCGCGAACTTCCCCACCGACCGGTTCCTCGTCGAGAGCGTCGCCGCCGAACTGGGCCTGACCGTGCGGTGGATCGACGCCGACCCGTGGGACGGCTTCGGCGCCGAGCAGGTCGCGGCCGTCGTCGGCGAGCGCACCGCGGCGGTCGTGCTGTCCCATGTGGACTACCGGTCCGCGGCGATCGCCGACCTGGCCGGGATCACCCGGCTGGCGCACGAGCACGGCGCGCTCGTCGTCTGGGACCTCTGCCACAGCGTCGGCTCGATCCCGGTGGAGCTGGACGCGGCCGGCGTCGACTTCGCGGTCGGCTGCACGTACAAGTTCCTCAACGCCGGCCCCGGCGCGCCCGCGTTCCTCTACGTCGCCGCCCGGCACCACAGCGCGTTCGGCCAGCCGATCACCGGCTGGATGGGAGCGGCCGACACCTTCGGCATGGCGGCACGCTACGAACCGGCGCCCGGCATCCGCCGCGCGCTGTCCGGCACCCCGCCGGTGCTCGGCCTGGTCGGCGTCCGGGAAGGTGTCGCGCTGCTGGCCGAGGCCGGGATCACGCGCGTGCGCGCCAAGGCCGTCGAGCTGGGCCGGTGGGTCCTGGACCTCGCCGACGCGTGGCTGGTCCCGCTCGGGTTCACGATCGCCTCGCCGCGGGACGACGACCGGCGCGGCGGCCACGTCACGCTCCGGCACCCGGACGCCGAACGGCTCTCTGCGGTGCTCATCGACCACGGCGTCATCATCGACTTCCGCCGCCCGGACGGCATCCGGATCGGTCTGAGCCCGCTGACCACCGGCTTCGCCGAGGTCCGGCGCGCGATGGCCCGGATCCGCGAACTGGCCTGA
- a CDS encoding MarR family winged helix-turn-helix transcriptional regulator, translating to MSSTSNGATPGYLVWRLSMKWRVAVDRALAPLGLTHAQYVLMASLYGLEGTGRQPSQRELADQTGLEALYVSKLARALDADGLIARTRDAADNRTVRLTLTGHGREIVRPAITTVSTLLDRLLAPLGGRDGARTDALVRELTLLLDTPLDPS from the coding sequence GTGAGCAGCACATCGAACGGCGCGACGCCGGGTTACCTCGTCTGGCGGCTGTCCATGAAGTGGCGCGTGGCCGTCGACCGCGCCCTGGCGCCGCTGGGGCTGACCCACGCCCAGTACGTGCTGATGGCGTCGCTCTACGGCCTGGAGGGCACCGGCCGGCAGCCGAGCCAGCGGGAACTGGCCGACCAGACCGGGCTCGAGGCGCTCTACGTCTCCAAGCTGGCCCGCGCCCTCGACGCCGACGGGCTCATCGCCCGCACCCGCGACGCCGCCGACAACCGGACCGTCCGGCTGACCCTCACCGGCCACGGCCGCGAGATCGTCCGGCCGGCGATCACCACGGTGAGCACCCTGCTCGACCGGCTCCTGGCCCCCCTCGGCGGCCGCGACGGCGCACGCACCGACGCGCTGGTCCGCGAGCTCACCCTCCTGCTCGACACCCCCCTCGATCCCTCCTGA
- a CDS encoding haloalkane dehalogenase — protein sequence MPETPVLDSVIHHEESGSGAPIVFLHGNPGSSYGWRNVLPDVGAGRLLAPDLIGMGRSGKPDVPYAFADHARYLDAWFDALGLADVVLVGHDWGGALAFDFAARHPGRVRGLAFFETIVKPMAWEDLSPQAAERSRKIRTPGVGEEMVLDRNLFVRQAFTGGVRTPVADLEPYLAPFPTPESRRPVLAWARQLPLGGDPAGLVTRIEAYDGWLASSDDVPKLLLTFEGSPTLLIGDAMTRWCRENVAALDVVAGGEAGHHAQEDRPKEIAAAIAAWADNHGLR from the coding sequence ATGCCCGAAACCCCCGTCCTCGATTCGGTCATCCACCACGAAGAATCCGGTAGCGGCGCCCCGATCGTGTTCCTGCACGGCAACCCCGGCTCGTCGTACGGCTGGCGCAACGTCCTGCCGGACGTCGGGGCCGGACGGCTGCTGGCCCCCGACCTGATCGGCATGGGCCGCTCGGGCAAGCCCGACGTCCCGTACGCCTTCGCCGACCACGCCCGCTACCTCGACGCCTGGTTCGACGCGCTCGGCCTGGCCGACGTCGTCCTCGTCGGGCACGACTGGGGCGGCGCCCTCGCGTTCGACTTCGCCGCGCGGCACCCCGGCCGCGTCCGGGGGCTGGCGTTCTTCGAGACGATCGTCAAGCCGATGGCCTGGGAGGACCTGTCGCCGCAGGCGGCCGAGCGGTCGCGGAAGATCCGCACCCCCGGCGTCGGCGAGGAGATGGTGCTGGACCGGAACCTGTTCGTGCGGCAGGCCTTCACCGGCGGGGTGCGCACGCCGGTCGCCGATCTCGAGCCCTACCTGGCGCCGTTTCCGACGCCGGAGAGCCGCCGCCCGGTCCTCGCGTGGGCCCGCCAGCTCCCCCTCGGCGGCGACCCGGCCGGGCTCGTCACGCGCATCGAGGCCTACGACGGGTGGCTGGCTTCCAGCGACGACGTCCCCAAGCTGCTGCTGACGTTCGAGGGCTCGCCGACCCTGCTCATCGGGGACGCGATGACGCGGTGGTGCAGGGAGAACGTCGCGGCACTGGACGTCGTCGCGGGCGGCGAAGCCGGGCACCACGCCCAGGAGGACCGGCCGAAGGAGATCGCCGCCGCGATCGCCGCCTGGGCGGACAACCACGGGCTGCGGTAA